One window from the genome of Streptomyces sp. NBC_00287 encodes:
- a CDS encoding alpha/beta hydrolase — protein sequence MSTPDTIVLIHGFWVTPRSWEHWIAHYEKRGFRVLAPAYPGFEAEVESLNADTTPIEKVTVPQILESLETLVRGLDKPPVLIGHSAGGVFVQLLLDRGHGVAGVAINSAPTEGVAVVPLTQLKSAFPVLKSPANRHRAVGLTLDQWHYAFTNTFPPEESRALYERYAIPASGAIFWDSALATLRPGHQSTYVDYHNDARAPLLFISGEKDHLMPPKVQRSNARHYKSNTVTEVEEFPGMPHLLPAAPGWEEVADHALDWALSHAR from the coding sequence ATGAGCACCCCGGACACCATCGTCCTGATCCACGGCTTCTGGGTCACCCCCAGGAGCTGGGAGCACTGGATCGCCCACTACGAGAAACGAGGCTTCCGCGTCCTCGCGCCCGCCTACCCGGGCTTCGAGGCAGAGGTCGAGTCCCTCAACGCCGACACCACGCCGATCGAGAAGGTCACCGTCCCACAAATCCTCGAGAGCCTGGAGACCCTGGTCCGCGGCCTGGACAAACCGCCCGTCCTCATCGGCCACTCCGCCGGGGGCGTGTTCGTACAGCTCCTGCTCGACCGCGGCCACGGCGTGGCCGGCGTAGCCATCAACTCCGCACCCACCGAAGGCGTCGCGGTGGTCCCGCTGACGCAGCTCAAGTCCGCCTTCCCGGTGCTGAAGAGCCCTGCCAACCGGCACCGCGCGGTCGGCCTGACCCTCGACCAGTGGCACTACGCCTTCACCAACACCTTCCCCCCGGAGGAGTCCAGGGCGCTGTACGAGCGTTACGCGATCCCCGCCTCCGGTGCCATCTTCTGGGACAGTGCCCTTGCCACCCTGCGCCCCGGTCACCAGAGCACGTACGTCGACTACCACAACGACGCCCGTGCCCCCTTGCTGTTCATCTCCGGGGAGAAGGACCATCTGATGCCGCCCAAGGTGCAGCGGTCCAACGCCCGGCACTACAAGTCGAACACGGTCACCGAGGTCGAGGAGTTCCCGGGGATGCCGCACCTGCTGCCCGCGGCACCCGGCTGGGAGGAGGTCGCCGACCACGCCCTCGACTGGGCTCTCTCGCACGCCCGGTAG